A genomic region of Hypomesus transpacificus isolate Combined female chromosome 19, fHypTra1, whole genome shotgun sequence contains the following coding sequences:
- the LOC124481861 gene encoding trichohyalin-like isoform X1 translates to MQRREKERQRELERESEAARQKEDLRREFEGLEEKVRQRDIERQQEQERQAEEEKRQKELEREREDARQKEEIQKELVRQNKIGRKAKQEMEDAKEKEALKREVERLEQIERLKETKRQQEQERRERKMKRQRELERERVVARQKEDLRKEIERFEENARKRERESQKDKIRLEKEEERHKQMDKTSEETRETEALQRYVERQRETERDYRQERQEEEERQKEMEATKHKEEHQRDIERFDGLAKHREIEMKGEQLTGERKEKGQKEMESAEEARQEEDLQRKVKRLKENEREQEQERQEEEGRQKELQREREEERHKANMQRELDKKGENQEEQQTEAEDHRLAMKTEQQQVVTEEKRGEVGEMDQMEQDSEQERKRLETESQEEGRKREMEIKMEERRQREEHRKAMELRWRQKGDRRWKEKELKRQKELEKKSEEEVKQHEEKGDKEKEWMEAEMERLKERDKTQLARLYDMREKAADNFWLQTTLDKQIELVKDRERIMKEDAKMKESEKRWEEEERQRQECGQESDEARRQWQEKHRLAVMRRKEKENRRAIEERSQYRREEEQRIKEMELEMKRQEKLKEEKIADTKEDCTVVKKDDAEMKRKSREKVKNAWGPEKEVTEKEVSEKEVTEKEVTEKEGSEKEVTETEESDKEESETDESDKAQSETNKEKKRGFWRQFWQKVKPKKKATKEEKKRARLAEIEAYVEKLNKEADRNIKAFEDT, encoded by the exons atgcagagacgagagaaggagagacagagagaactggaaagagagagtgaggccgcgagacaaaaagaggatctTCGGAGGGAATTTGAAGGACTtgaagagaaggtgagacaaagagacattgaacgacaacaagaacaagagagacaagcggaggaggaaaagagacagaaagaactagaaagagagagggaggacgcaagacaaaaagaggaaattCAGAAAGAACTAGTAAGACAGAACAAGATTGGCAgaaaggccaaacaggagatggaggatgcaaaagaaaaagaagcactgaaaaGGGAAGTTGAAAGACTTgaacagatagagagactgaaagagactaAAAGACAGCAAGAacaggagagacgagagaggaagatgaagagacaaagagaattagaaagagagagggtggtcgcaagacaaaaagaggatctTCGGAAGGAAATTGAAAGATTCGAAGAGAAtgcaaggaaaagagagagggaaagtcaaAAAGATAAAATTAGActtgaaaaggaggaagagagacataaACAGATGGACAAAACGAGCGAGGAGACAAGAGAAACAGAAGCACTGCAGAGGTAcgttgaaagacagagagagacagaaagagattacagacaggagagacaagaggaagaagaaagacagaaagagatggaggcaacaaaacacaaagaAGAGCATCAGAGGGACATTGAGAGATTTGACGGGCTTGCAAAACATCGAGAGATTGAGATGAAGGGAGAACAACtgacaggggagaggaaagagaagggacaaaaagaaatggaGAGCGCAGAGGAGGCCAGACAAGAAGAGGACCTGCAAAGGAAAGttaagagactgaaagagaatgagagagagcaagaacaggagagacaggaggaggaagggagacagaaagaactacagagagagagggaggaggagagacacaaagCAAACATGCAGAGGGAACTTGACAAAAAGGGAGAAAATCAAGAAGAGCAGCAGACTGAAGCAGAGGACCACAGACTTGCCATGAAGACAGAGCAACAACAAGTGGTCACTGAGGAAAAAAGGGGTGAGGTTGGAGAAATGGATCAAATGGAGCAAGACAGTGAGCAGGAAAGGAAAAGGCTCGAGACGGAAAGccaagaggagggaagaaaaagagagatggaaataaaaatggaggagaggaggcaaagAGAAGAGCATAGAAAAGCCATGGAGCTGAGATGGAGACAaaaaggagacaggagatggaaagagaaagaattgaagagacagaaagagcttGAGAAAAAGTCAGAGGAAGAGGTCAAACAacatgaggagaaaggagacaaggagaaagagtgGATGGAGGCGGAAATGGAGAGACTAAAAGAGAGGGACAAAACCCAGTTGGCCAGGTTATATGACATGAGAGAAAAAGCTGCAGATAACTTTTGGCTCCAAACAACATTGGACAAGCAAATAGAGTTGGTTAAAGATAGGGAGAGAATTATGAAAGAGGATGCGAAAATGAAAGAATCagagaagagatgggaggaggaggaaagacaaCGGCAGGAATGCGGACAAGAGTCCGATGAGGCAAGACGACAGTGGCAGGAGAAGCATAGACTAGCAGtcatgaggagaaaggagaaagagaatagGAGAGCCATCGAGGAAAGGAGTCAgtacaggagagaagaggagcaaaGAATAAAAGAGATGGAACTAGAAATGAAAAGGCAAGAGAAACTCAAGGAGGAGAAAATAGCAGATACCAAGGAGGATTGCACAGTCGTAAAGAAGGACGATGCAGAAATGAAACgcaaaagcagagagaaggttaAGAATGCGTGGGGGCCAGAGAAGGAAGTGACAGAGAAGGAAGTGTCAGAGAAGGAAGTGACAGAAAAGGAAGTGACAGAGAAGGAAGGGTCAGAGAAGGAAGTGACAGAGACTGAAGAGTCAGATAAGGAAGAGTCAGAGACGGATGAGTCAGATAAGGCACAGTCAGAGACAA ACAAGGAGAAGAAACGTGGTTTCTGGAGACAGTTCTGGCAGAAAGTAAAACCAAAAAAGAAGGCAAcaaaagaggagaaaaaaagagccagACTGGCTGAGATTGAAGCATATGTGGAGAAACTGAACAAAGAGGCCGACCGTAACATAAAGGCCTTTGAGGATACGTAG
- the LOC124481861 gene encoding uncharacterized protein LOC124481861 isoform X2 produces MPRKIEKVALYSGELPKALFWKRGSRKDDEPSSFRALSPGQIPDMRMLKNIRGERFYLGTITLGLSDSESSSDESSSFSSHRLPCQLPVATRGRPQMNHGKINELEHLVEDLRKTIRELQLKNISLSNLVEKLQHVETRKKAEIKNLKMEVSLRGVMSPRPPASSGQSRGSLLRWTAVTQRVLDTDSYQDRG; encoded by the exons ATGCCAAGGAAGAT agagaaagtagCTCTCTACTCTGGAGAGTTACccaaagctctcttttggaagagGGGGAGTCGAAA GGATGATGAACCCTCCTCCTTCAGAGCACTCTCACCTGGACAGATTCCAGACATGAGGATGTTGAAGAACATACG AGGGGAGAGGTTCTATCTTGGAACCATCACCCTGGGGCTCAGTGACTCTGAGAGTTCCTCCGACGAGAGCTCTTCCTTCTCGTCTCACCGACTTCCCTGTCAACTTCCTGTAGCCACAAGGGGGCGTCCTCAAATGAACCA CGGGAAGATAAACGAGCTAGAACACCTGGTGGAGGATTTGAGGAAGACCATCCGGGAGCTTCAACTAAAAAATATTTCTCTGAGCAACTTGGTTGAGAAATTACAGCATGTTGAAACCAGGAAGAAGGCTGAGATAAAGAATCTCAAGATGGAG gtctCTTTGAGGGGAGTGATgtcacccagacccccagcaTCCTCTGGTCAATCAAGGGGCAGCCTGCTGAGATGGACTGCAGTCACACAAAGGGTGTTGGACACAGACAGCTACCAGGACAGGGGATGA
- the LOC124482059 gene encoding GTPase IMAP family member 4-like, translating into MKLTRTERDTVRLVLLGKNELDNGRVGNLILGRDAFQTEALEVCEEHVSERVRGQVEGKAITVINTPDLFHPQRSQHEISVAVKECVALSAPGPHVFLLVLQPDSFSEEDRHKVKVILNLFSDEAMNFTIALTTVRSAQHVSTTYTGEKEDPLGLIIQECKMRHHMFDKIYRFSQVLKLFEKIDKMMEENGRRHLTCEEIGVIPGGSLLPESKQKAKKGRESDSHKDKEWKKKRTGEIKDIAAIQQAQEVMAQVQHRFEKKIQTHANTNTEFMNFIRDIMADLLKKTIQKTTIGVFGKTGDGKSSLINAVLDEEGLLPTGTLYACTSVIIQVEAGAERDQYTATIEFISKEAWENELKSLLGFLAEHEESTGHRTFLMFC; encoded by the exons atgaaactaacgagaactgaacgagacacag TGAGGCTTGTGTTGCTGGGGAAGAATGAACTGGACAATGGCCGAGTGGGAAACCTCATCCTTGGAAGAGATGCATTTCAGACTGAAGCCCTTGAGGTTTGTGAAGAACATGTAAGTGAGAGAGTCagaggacaggtggagggaAAAGCCATCACAGTCATTAACACTCCTGACCTATTTCATCCCCAACGCTCACAACATGAGATCTCGGTGGCAGTGAAAGAGTGTGTGGCCCTGTCTGCTCCAGGGCCTCATGTATTTCTACTGGTGCTGCAGCCTGACAGCTTctcagaggaggacagacacaaagTGAAAGTCATACTGAACTTGTTCAGCGATGAGGCCATGAACTTTACCATCGCACTAACTACTGTTAGAAGTGCGCAACATGTCTCTACAACTTACACTGGTGAAAAAGAAGACCCTTTAGGCCTGATCATACAGGAGTGTAAGATGAGGCATCACATGTTTGATAAGATTTACAGATTTAGTCAAGTTCTTAAACTCTTTGAGAAGATAGACAAGATGATGGAAGAGAATGGGAGAAGACATCTCACCTGTGAGGAAATTGGGGTGATACCAGGGGGCTCATTACTTCCAGAGAGCAAACAGAAAGcaaaaaaaggaagagagagtgattcTCACAAAGACAAAGaatggaagaagaagagaacagGAG AGATTAAAGATATTGCAGCCATACAGCAAGCACAAGAAGTCATGGCACAGGTTCAACACAGATTTGAAAAGAAAATCCAAACCCATGCCAATACCAACACAGAATTTATGAACTTCATCAG AGACATTATGGCAGATCTGCTAAAGAAGACGATACAGAAAACCACTATTGGTGTGTTTGGAAAGACAGGAGATGGTAAAAGCTCCCTGATAAATGCCGTCCTAGATGAGGAGGGGCTGTTACCAACAGGGACACTCTATGCCTGTACATCAGTCATCATAcaagtggaggctggggctgagagagACCAGTACACAGCAACTATTGAATTCATCTCAAAAGAG GCCTGGGAAAATGAGCTAAAGAGCCTGCTAGGTTTTCTAGCAGAACATGAGgaaagtacg ggccaccgtactttcCTCATGTTCTGCTAG
- the LOC124481861 gene encoding uncharacterized protein LOC124481861 isoform X3: protein MPRKIEKVALYSGELPKALFWKRGSRKDDEPSSFRALSPGQIPDMRMLKNIRGERFYLGTITLGLSDSESSSDESSSFSSHRLPCQLPVATRGRPQMNHGKINELEHLVEDLRKTIRELQLKNISLSNLVEKLQHVETRKKAEIKNLKMETRRRNVVSGDSSGRK, encoded by the exons ATGCCAAGGAAGAT agagaaagtagCTCTCTACTCTGGAGAGTTACccaaagctctcttttggaagagGGGGAGTCGAAA GGATGATGAACCCTCCTCCTTCAGAGCACTCTCACCTGGACAGATTCCAGACATGAGGATGTTGAAGAACATACG AGGGGAGAGGTTCTATCTTGGAACCATCACCCTGGGGCTCAGTGACTCTGAGAGTTCCTCCGACGAGAGCTCTTCCTTCTCGTCTCACCGACTTCCCTGTCAACTTCCTGTAGCCACAAGGGGGCGTCCTCAAATGAACCA CGGGAAGATAAACGAGCTAGAACACCTGGTGGAGGATTTGAGGAAGACCATCCGGGAGCTTCAACTAAAAAATATTTCTCTGAGCAACTTGGTTGAGAAATTACAGCATGTTGAAACCAGGAAGAAGGCTGAGATAAAGAATCTCAAGATGGAG ACAAGGAGAAGAAACGTGGTTTCTGGAGACAGTTCTGGCAGAAAGTAA
- the LOC124481862 gene encoding GTPase IMAP family member 9-like has protein sequence MRLVLLGKNELDNGRVGNFILGRDAFQTEALEVCEEHVSERVRGQVEGKAITVINTPDLFHPQRSQHEISVAVKECVALSAPGPHVFLLVLQPDSFSEEDRHKVKVILNLFSDEAMNFTIVLTTVRSAQHVSTTYTGEKEDPLGLIIQECKMRHHMFDKIYRFSQVLKLFEKIDKMMEENGRRHLTCEEIGVIPGGSLLPESKQKAKKGRESDSHKDKEWKKKRTGEIKDIAAIQQAQEVMAQVQHRFEKKIQTHANTNTEFMNFIRDIMADLLKKTIQKTTIGVFGKTGDGKSSLINAVLDEEGLLPTGTLDACT, from the exons A TGAGGCTTGTGTTGCTGGGGAAGAATGAACTGGACAATGGCCGAGTGGGAAACTTCATCCTTGGAAGAGATGCATTTCAGACTGAAGCCCTTGAGGTTTGTGAAGAACATGTAAGTGAGAGAGTCagaggacaggtggagggaAAAGCCATCACAGTCATTAACACTCCTGACCTATTTCATCCCCAACGCTCACAACATGAGATCTCGGTGGCAGTGAAAGAGTGTGTGGCCCTGTCTGCTCCAGGGCCTCATGTATTTCTACTGGTGCTGCAGCCTGACAGCTTctcagaggaggacagacacaaagTGAAAGTCATACTGAACTTGTTCAGCGATGAGGCCATGAACTTTACCATCGTACTAACTACTGTTAGAAGTGCGCAACATGTCTCTACAACTTACACTGGTGAAAAAGAAGACCCTTTAGGCCTGATCATACAGGAGTGTAAGATGAGGCATCACATGTTTGATAAGATTTACAGATTTAGTCAAGTTCTTAAACTCTTTGAGAAGATAGACAAGATGATGGAAGAGAATGGGAGAAGACATCTCACCTGTGAGGAAATTGGGGTGATACCAGGGGGCTCATTACTTCCAGAGAGCAAACAGAAAGcaaaaaaaggaagagagagtgattcTCACAAAGACAAAGaatggaagaagaagagaacagGAG AGATTAAAGATATTGCAGCCATACAGCAAGCACAAGAAGTCATGGCACAGGTTCAACACAGATTTGAAAAGAAAATCCAAACCCATGCCAATACCAACACAGAATTTATGAACTTCATCAG AGACATTATGGCAGATCTGCTAAAGAAGACGATACAGAAAACCACTATTGGTGTGTTTGGAAAGACAGGAGATGGTAAAAGCTCCCTGATAAATGCCGTCCTAGATGAGGAGGGGCTGTTACCAACAGGGACACTCGATGCCTGTACATAA
- the LOC124481890 gene encoding integral membrane protein 2C-like, which translates to MSSLVLVSIYVYRYYFIPQIPEDSLFHCRVLYEDSVYAPLRGRQELEENVGIYLDDNYEQISVPVPHFGGSDPADIIHDFHRGLTAYHDIALDKCFVIELNTTLVMPPRNLWELLVNVKKGTYLPQTYIVQEEMMVTGRVRNMRQLGPFINRMCYGREIYRLKRRNQHRREFTHENHSQSFGITHNVMPSHGFGSSTSMDPKNYSVFHIV; encoded by the exons ATGTCCAGCCTGGTGTTAGTGTCCATCTACGTTTACCGTTACTATTTCATACCTCAG ATCCCAGAGGACAGCCTGTTTCATTGCAGGGTTCTGTATGAAGACTCTGTTTATGCTCCTCTGCGCGGGCGCCAGGAGTTGGAAGAGAATGTTGGCATATACCTCGATGACAACTATGAGCAGATCAGTGTGCCTGTACCCCACTTTGGAGGGAGCGACCCCGCCGATATCATCCATGATTTTCACCGG GGTTTGACTGCGTACCATGACATTGCCTTGGACAAGTGTTTTGTCATAGAGTTGAATACAACACTGGTAATGCCGCCACGTAACCTGTGGGAGCTGCTGGTCAATGTTAAG AAGGGGACATACCTACCCCAAACGTACATCGTGCAGGAGGAGATGATGGTGACGGGCCGTGTGAGGAACATGAGACAACTGGGGCCTTTCATCAACCGGATGTGTTATGGCAGGGAGATCTACCGCCTCAAACGCCGCAACCAACACAGACGTGAGTTCACACACGAAAACCACTCCCAATCTTTTGGCATTACACACAATGTAATGCCAAGTCATGGTTTTGGCAGCTCTACATCAATGGATCCCAAGAATTATAGTGTATTCCATATTGTTTGA